Proteins encoded in a region of the Perca fluviatilis chromosome 6, GENO_Pfluv_1.0, whole genome shotgun sequence genome:
- the ank1a gene encoding ankyrin-1a isoform X19: protein MWALVTELLFSFVLLAFLVISCQNVLHIASGSVRSVLTYIHAQLDRELGEVDGVADEEENVTTRVVRRRVIFKGDEVEDLPGDHVSEEQFTDEHGNIVTKKIVRKVVRRGKGSGEEGVQELSLEGSLQDANELEVDAEQFMSYAILGRDSSKVGF, encoded by the exons ATGTGGGCCCTGGTGACAGAGCTCCTCTTCAGCTTCGTGCTGCTGGCTTTCCTGGTCATCAGCTGTCAGAATGTCCTCCACATTGCCAGTGGCTCTGTGCGGTCTGTGCTCACCTACATACACGCTCAGCTGGACCGTGAGCTCGGCGAGGTCGACGGAGTGGCCGATGAAGAGGAAAACGTCACCACCAGAGTGGTCCGCCGCAGAGTCATCTTTAAG GGTGATGAGGTTGAAGATCTTCCTGGGGATCATGTAAGCGAGGAACAGTTCACGGACGAACATGGAAACATTGTTACAAAAAAG ATTGTGCGTAAGGTTGTGCGCAGAGGGAAGGGTTCAGGTGAGGAGGGAGTTCAGGAGTTGAGCCTGGAGGGTTCTCTGCAGGACGCCAACGAGCTGGAGGTTGATGCTGAGCAGTTCATGAGCTACGCCATCCTGGGCCGGGACAGCAGCAAGGTGGGCTTCTGA